A DNA window from Leptolyngbya sp. KIOST-1 contains the following coding sequences:
- the hpsN gene encoding hormogonium polysaccharide biosynthesis glycosyltransferase HpsN produces MDWPTIAVIVPTYQREAVLCDTVASVLAQDYPAYQVIVVDQTQTHEAETQRQLEAWAEAGKITRYSVPWASLPAARNLGIERSRSDIVLFIDDDVVLPPGYLYAHARTFLERPEVGAVAGRVFDRMKLAEQKELKIDYLPPEAMDPGVAWYHLDLVHTTQPQRVLTARGCNMSFRRELFDKHGLRFDERFYGSAVREESDFCLHIRATGYIIWYNPEAHLVHLGEETGGCHDISTRSLNYQMNFYHNHFLLALKNLTLGQNLRLYARLFDCHVLGHPPCNKDGHPLKVLSRGLFFVAGWLYTVYTLLTTLGQRGRIYPHVE; encoded by the coding sequence ATGGATTGGCCCACCATTGCCGTGATTGTTCCCACCTACCAGCGGGAGGCGGTGCTGTGTGACACCGTTGCCAGCGTACTGGCCCAGGACTACCCGGCCTACCAGGTGATTGTGGTGGACCAGACCCAGACGCATGAGGCTGAGACGCAGCGCCAGCTGGAGGCCTGGGCGGAGGCTGGCAAGATTACCCGGTACTCGGTGCCCTGGGCCAGCCTGCCAGCGGCGCGAAACCTGGGCATCGAGCGATCGCGCTCCGACATCGTTCTGTTCATCGACGATGACGTGGTACTGCCCCCCGGCTACCTCTACGCCCACGCCCGCACCTTTCTGGAACGGCCCGAGGTGGGGGCGGTGGCGGGGCGGGTGTTCGACCGCATGAAGCTGGCGGAGCAGAAAGAGCTCAAAATTGACTACCTGCCGCCCGAGGCGATGGACCCCGGTGTGGCCTGGTACCACCTGGACCTGGTGCATACCACCCAGCCCCAGCGGGTGCTGACGGCGCGGGGCTGCAATATGTCCTTTCGGCGCGAGCTGTTTGACAAGCACGGGCTGCGGTTTGACGAGCGTTTTTACGGCAGCGCGGTGCGCGAAGAGTCTGACTTTTGCCTGCACATTCGCGCCACGGGCTACATCATCTGGTACAACCCCGAGGCCCATCTGGTGCACCTGGGGGAGGAGACCGGCGGCTGCCACGACATCAGCACGCGATCGCTCAATTACCAGATGAACTTTTACCACAACCACTTTTTGCTGGCCCTCAAAAACCTCACCCTGGGGCAAAACCTGCGCCTCTACGCTCGCCTGTTCGACTGCCACGTACTGGGGCATCCGCCCTGCAACAAGGACGGCCACCCGCTCAAGGTGCTCAGTCGGGGGCTATTTTTTGTGGCGGGGTGGCTTTACACCGTCTATACCCTGCTCACGACGCTGGGCCAGCGCGGGCGCATTTACCCTCATGTAGAGTAG
- a CDS encoding inositol monophosphatase family protein, which produces MLPSTTPRQILAALLPYLKTAGAYAQQIQAQIVAQPDKDGKGDNFFASALSDADLSIQTMMEVVLLGLFPQVRFYGEEYAQTYNTKYFRAIDLGPAGDYLITLDPIDGTQFYLDGHSNYQIILGILNADEYEAAIAITPSQNLYYYSLRGEGTFQGSLEESLENCRRIKVESPSPAVCLGWQMGAVVPHISDRYRVIHTKTDYSPEAQIPNFNGLLSGDLCGAVLARGQFIDGAALAFMAQEMGYIVTTFAGELPPPLHTCTDYLRPGMVIGATASIHRDLLEAVAAAGVVGS; this is translated from the coding sequence ATGCTGCCCTCCACTACCCCGCGTCAAATTCTGGCGGCTCTGCTGCCCTATCTCAAAACCGCTGGGGCCTACGCCCAGCAAATTCAGGCCCAGATTGTGGCTCAGCCCGACAAAGACGGCAAGGGCGATAATTTTTTTGCCTCCGCCCTCAGCGACGCCGACCTGTCGATTCAAACCATGATGGAGGTGGTGCTGCTGGGGCTCTTTCCCCAGGTGCGTTTCTATGGGGAGGAGTACGCCCAGACTTACAACACCAAGTACTTTCGAGCGATCGATCTGGGGCCAGCGGGCGACTACCTGATCACCCTCGACCCCATCGACGGCACTCAGTTTTACCTGGACGGGCATTCCAACTACCAGATAATTCTGGGCATTCTCAATGCCGATGAGTACGAGGCGGCGATCGCCATTACCCCCAGCCAAAACCTCTACTACTACAGCCTGCGGGGGGAGGGCACTTTTCAGGGCAGCCTGGAGGAATCTCTGGAGAACTGTCGTCGCATTAAGGTTGAGAGCCCCAGTCCGGCGGTATGTCTGGGCTGGCAAATGGGGGCGGTGGTGCCGCACATCAGCGATCGCTACCGGGTCATCCACACCAAAACCGACTACTCTCCCGAGGCGCAAATTCCTAATTTCAATGGGCTGCTGAGCGGGGATCTGTGTGGGGCGGTGCTGGCCCGAGGTCAGTTTATCGACGGCGCGGCCCTGGCCTTTATGGCTCAGGAGATGGGCTACATCGTCACCACCTTCGCGGGCGAGTTGCCGCCGCCGCTGCACACCTGCACCGACTATCTGCGCCCTGGCATGGTGATTGGGGCAACGGCGTCGATCCACCGAGACTTGCTGGAGGCGGTGGCAGCGGCGGGGGTAGTGGGATCTTAG
- a CDS encoding type IV pilin-like G/H family protein: MKASLKANLLKHLIAKKEEGGFTLIELLVVIIIIGILAAIALPSFLNQANKARQSEAKTYVGSMNRGQQAYRLENPTFAPGFVELAIGIPSVTTYYNYSIPAGQSGAFGALAFADRIDTALKSYVGATQLSSGSATVEATTIAIMCESNAANTAADAGAVTGFSATASQNNPVCAANWKKM; this comes from the coding sequence ATGAAAGCATCTCTCAAAGCCAACCTGCTGAAGCACCTGATCGCCAAAAAAGAAGAAGGCGGCTTCACCCTGATTGAACTGCTGGTTGTTATCATCATCATCGGTATTCTGGCGGCTATCGCTCTGCCTTCTTTCCTCAACCAGGCCAACAAAGCCCGTCAGTCGGAAGCTAAAACCTACGTTGGTTCTATGAACCGCGGTCAGCAAGCCTACCGCCTGGAGAACCCCACTTTCGCCCCTGGTTTCGTAGAACTGGCCATTGGTATTCCTTCCGTTACCACCTACTACAACTACTCCATTCCTGCTGGCCAATCCGGTGCCTTTGGCGCTCTGGCTTTTGCTGATAGAATTGACACCGCTCTGAAGAGCTATGTCGGCGCTACTCAGCTATCTTCCGGTAGCGCAACGGTAGAAGCCACTACCATCGCCATCATGTGTGAATCGAATGCTGCAAATACTGCTGCTGATGCTGGTGCTGTGACTGGCTTTAGCGCTACTGCTAGCCAAAACAACCCCGTTTGTGCCGCTAACTGGAAGAAAATGTAG
- a CDS encoding O-antigen ligase family protein, producing the protein MTQPSIAQPTVTQALREHWLGALGGGVVVAMTWLPHSYLRMVSWPWVLLWQAGFLAIALWLIQQLRQLERPFRPLGHGLDWAVAATGIGLILCSLISDFRVLALWNVVLVSFYAFALYGLANWIRQAPAMPSTLAAAIAATFLGTAVISLALWRPGAESAISPAPDNEFYQALRNAMPFGHHNFVGGYFALGLPLVVACAGVLKGWLRWLAVAATVLTGAALYVSGSRGALLGGLVWLVVAGVTFILGSTTKGKLAPMAVGGLGLPLVLIVAISNPRVRSLLSGLNFANPSGFVVQDGPLLDRYFMAQLAGNILRDRPLFGVGPGVMSRVSNLYRPIEVGLGLDHSQQLHSTPSQILGELGLVGLIVYGLWIVLIARLWLRLHRATSDRTQRWLLYGVSGSFLAYGVSSLTDWQLENIGLSMALVALLGLLLHLADRSDLPSPAPVGTSTRRYLSLGVLAWLVVAGYLWLVADLGFWHGDRALHQARQGDVAASLQHLGSAAALVPWDPTYHALAGQDIYGLLPLVPPAEQAAARQDILGHFAAAAAIAPNDAWFNYNLAALLLPQDSTAAEGYSRRAVQLLPRNTSLSRYLLGQALLAQGQPEAAVTAFSLEGVAQPRFLTLPLWRQAPLAPLQSAVLDQALAHHQAVLEATSPATPGYGTLYDQTALVRWWYQRPILIAESGELRPITQALLATDESPAAALEIVNQALDQSPQDQALLLLRAWLQPADFAQSYFAQSPLAPAEQAQLAESLAEYRDLRSWLTAFGTPAPRTGRSLLGLTYRNRYAQGINFIAPLEEVDQWVIPELLGLFAEFPREFVALDQTVETLQAEQLNLPSAVNNRFEIVPASVPAKKLF; encoded by the coding sequence ATGACTCAACCCTCTATTGCACAACCGACTGTGACCCAAGCCCTCAGGGAGCACTGGTTGGGTGCTCTGGGGGGAGGGGTGGTGGTGGCGATGACGTGGCTACCCCACAGCTACCTGCGAATGGTGAGCTGGCCCTGGGTGCTGCTGTGGCAGGCGGGGTTTTTGGCGATCGCCCTCTGGCTAATCCAGCAGCTGCGGCAGCTGGAGCGTCCCTTTCGCCCCCTGGGCCACGGTCTGGATTGGGCGGTGGCGGCCACGGGCATCGGTCTGATCCTCTGCAGTCTGATCAGCGACTTTAGGGTTTTAGCCCTGTGGAATGTAGTGCTGGTCTCCTTCTACGCTTTTGCGCTCTATGGCCTGGCGAATTGGATCAGGCAAGCTCCGGCTATGCCATCCACCCTAGCGGCTGCGATCGCGGCCACCTTCTTAGGCACCGCCGTGATCTCGCTGGCGCTGTGGCGACCGGGGGCCGAGTCAGCCATCAGCCCAGCCCCTGACAACGAGTTTTATCAAGCCCTGCGCAATGCTATGCCCTTTGGCCACCACAACTTTGTTGGCGGCTACTTTGCCCTGGGGTTGCCCCTGGTGGTGGCCTGCGCGGGGGTATTGAAGGGTTGGCTGCGGTGGTTGGCGGTGGCCGCCACGGTTTTAACTGGGGCGGCGCTTTACGTCAGCGGGTCGCGGGGTGCTCTGCTGGGGGGTTTGGTATGGCTGGTGGTGGCTGGCGTTACCTTCATCCTGGGATCTACGACTAAAGGAAAGTTAGCGCCAATGGCTGTGGGGGGGCTGGGGTTACCACTGGTCCTGATTGTGGCCATCAGCAACCCCCGCGTGCGCAGTTTGCTAAGCGGTCTCAATTTTGCCAACCCCTCGGGTTTTGTGGTGCAGGATGGGCCGCTGCTCGATCGCTACTTTATGGCCCAACTGGCGGGCAATATTTTGCGCGATCGCCCCCTATTTGGTGTTGGTCCAGGGGTGATGAGCCGTGTTTCCAACCTCTACCGCCCCATCGAGGTGGGGCTGGGGCTGGATCATTCCCAGCAGCTGCACAGCACGCCATCCCAGATTTTGGGCGAACTGGGGCTGGTGGGGTTGATCGTCTATGGGTTATGGATAGTGCTAATTGCCAGGCTGTGGCTGCGCCTGCACCGCGCCACCTCAGACCGCACCCAGCGATGGCTGCTCTACGGGGTCAGCGGGAGCTTTTTGGCCTACGGGGTCTCCAGCCTGACCGACTGGCAGCTGGAAAACATTGGCCTGTCTATGGCCCTGGTGGCGCTGCTGGGGCTGTTGCTACACCTGGCCGATCGCTCGGATTTACCCTCGCCCGCACCTGTGGGTACCTCTACCCGCCGCTACCTCAGCCTGGGGGTGTTGGCCTGGTTGGTGGTCGCTGGCTACCTGTGGCTGGTGGCCGACCTGGGCTTCTGGCACGGCGATCGCGCTCTACACCAGGCCCGCCAGGGAGACGTAGCGGCCTCGTTGCAGCACCTGGGCTCAGCCGCCGCCCTGGTTCCGTGGGATCCCACCTACCACGCCCTGGCCGGGCAGGACATCTACGGGCTGTTGCCCCTGGTTCCCCCAGCTGAACAGGCGGCGGCGCGCCAGGATATTTTGGGGCATTTTGCGGCGGCGGCGGCGATCGCCCCCAACGATGCCTGGTTTAACTACAACCTGGCCGCCCTCCTGCTGCCGCAGGATTCTACTGCCGCTGAGGGTTACAGCCGCCGCGCTGTGCAGCTGCTACCCAGAAATACCAGCTTGAGCCGCTACCTCCTGGGCCAGGCTCTGCTAGCTCAGGGGCAACCCGAAGCGGCCGTGACCGCCTTCAGCCTCGAAGGCGTGGCTCAGCCCAGGTTTCTAACCCTGCCTCTGTGGCGACAGGCTCCCCTCGCCCCCCTCCAATCCGCCGTCCTGGATCAGGCGCTGGCCCACCATCAGGCCGTGCTGGAGGCTACCTCGCCAGCCACGCCAGGGTACGGCACCCTCTACGACCAAACGGCCCTGGTGCGGTGGTGGTATCAGCGGCCCATCCTGATCGCAGAGTCGGGTGAGCTGCGACCGATCACCCAGGCGCTGCTGGCTACCGACGAAAGCCCCGCCGCTGCCCTGGAGATTGTCAATCAGGCGCTGGACCAGTCGCCCCAGGATCAGGCCCTGCTGCTGCTGCGGGCCTGGCTACAACCCGCGGACTTTGCCCAGAGCTATTTCGCCCAGAGCCCTCTGGCCCCGGCAGAGCAAGCCCAACTGGCTGAGTCTCTGGCCGAATACCGCGATCTGCGATCGTGGTTGACCGCCTTTGGGACCCCCGCCCCCCGCACCGGGCGCAGCCTCTTGGGCCTCACCTACCGCAACCGCTATGCCCAAGGCATCAACTTCATTGCGCCCCTGGAGGAGGTTGACCAGTGGGTCATACCGGAGTTGTTGGGCCTGTTTGCAGAGTTCCCCAGAGAATTTGTCGCTCTGGATCAAACCGTAGAAACCTTGCAAGCAGAGCAACTTAATCTACCTAGTGCCGTCAACAATCGCTTTGAAATTGTTCCTGCGTCTGTGCCAGCCAAAAAACTTTTTTGA
- a CDS encoding DUF29 domain-containing protein, translating to MVAENQSARNLTQPRSLYEADFYAWTLAQAHLLQTQQWSALDIANLVEEIESLGRQQRQELRNRLGVLLGHLLKWEFQPERRSKSWVATVREQRREIINLLAESPTLKPYLTEAIAAGFQSGLDLVVRETSLTYNDLPVSCSYTAQQILSSDYLPE from the coding sequence GTGGTTGCTGAAAATCAATCCGCCAGAAACTTGACTCAGCCCCGGTCTCTCTATGAGGCTGACTTCTATGCCTGGACGTTAGCACAGGCTCATCTGCTTCAAACTCAGCAGTGGTCTGCCCTAGATATTGCAAATTTAGTCGAGGAAATTGAGTCTTTGGGTCGGCAGCAGCGCCAGGAGCTAAGAAATCGACTGGGGGTTTTGCTAGGCCATCTGCTGAAGTGGGAATTTCAGCCTGAGCGCCGTTCCAAGAGTTGGGTCGCGACGGTGCGGGAACAGCGACGAGAAATCATTAACCTGTTGGCAGAAAGTCCCACTCTCAAGCCTTACCTAACCGAAGCCATTGCCGCTGGCTTTCAGTCAGGGCTTGATCTTGTCGTGCGAGAAACGTCGCTAACCTACAACGACTTACCCGTCAGTTGTAGCTACACAGCCCAGCAAATCTTGTCGTCAGACTATTTACCCGAGTGA
- a CDS encoding peptidylprolyl isomerase, whose product MAEATNPRVFFDITIGGTPVGRIVMELRADVAPKTAENFRALCTGEKGMGTSGVPLHFKGSSFHRIIPEFMCQGGDFTRGNGTGGESIYGMKFADENFTLKHTTPGLLSMANAGPNTNGSQFFLTTVATPWLDGKHVVFGSVVEGMDVVSAMEQVGSRSGQTSEPVVIADCGQL is encoded by the coding sequence ATGGCTGAAGCAACCAATCCCAGAGTCTTTTTCGACATCACCATTGGCGGCACCCCTGTGGGACGCATCGTGATGGAGCTGCGGGCCGATGTCGCCCCCAAAACCGCCGAAAACTTCCGCGCCCTGTGCACGGGCGAGAAAGGCATGGGCACCTCCGGGGTGCCGCTGCATTTCAAAGGCTCTAGCTTTCACCGCATCATCCCCGAGTTTATGTGCCAGGGGGGTGACTTTACCCGCGGCAACGGTACCGGCGGCGAGTCGATTTACGGCATGAAATTTGCCGACGAAAACTTTACCCTCAAGCACACTACCCCCGGTTTGCTGAGCATGGCCAATGCTGGCCCCAACACCAACGGGTCGCAGTTCTTTTTGACTACAGTGGCCACCCCCTGGCTCGACGGCAAGCATGTGGTGTTTGGCAGCGTAGTCGAAGGGATGGATGTGGTCAGCGCCATGGAGCAGGTGGGCAGCCGCAGCGGCCAGACCTCAGAACCCGTGGTGATTGCCGACTGCGGCCAGCTGTAG
- the pruA gene encoding L-glutamate gamma-semialdehyde dehydrogenase, translated as MVAPAIQPQTDSHPYETKTLAIATALLAATREKKNLFAQMRDQMRWDDKIMDFAMANPGLKVQLFRFIDALPALRSKPEIARHLQEYLSADEVELPNVLKGLLNFTDPDSAPGKLAATTVAPAVETLAYRYISGEKMDQAIKAIERMRKDRLTFTMDLLGEAVITEAEAEAYLQRYLDLMEQLSAAAKGWKTVDAIDVADGKELAKVQVSVKLTAFYSQFDPLDAEGSRAKVSEHIRTLLRRAQDLGVAVHFDMEQYRYKALTLAILKDILMEAEFRQRDDLGVTLQAYLQDSYSDLKDLVLWAKNRGTPITVRLVKGAYWDQETITARQNDWPSPVYSEKVSTDANFERMTRLLLENHQYLYAAIGSHNVRSQAHAMAIAEALNIPKRNIELQVLYGMADKLAKTLADKGYRVRVYTPFGELIPGMSYLIRRLLENTANSSFLRQNQEDVPVETLLAAPELAPTDMAGAEVKDYSVPFPNAPDTDFAVATKRSEAAEALKTVHAQLGQRYNPIINGTAVDTEATADSVNPSKPAELVGKLGLASQDQADSAIAAAKAAFPAWAATPAKERGAILRRAAELMEERRHELNAWMVYEVGKPLGQADPEVSEAIDFCRYYADEMERLDAGYAYDYPGETNRYRYFPCGIAVVISPWNFPLAIATGMTVAALVTGNCTILKPAENSAVIAAKIAEILIEAGMPPGVFQYLPARGSTVGSHLVNHPDVHLIAFTGSREVGCRIYAEAAQWRPGQRHLKRVIAEMGGKNAIIIDESADLDQAVQGVVYSAFGYSGQKCSACSRVVVVASVYDTFVRRLIEATCSLNVGEAVKASTKVGPVIDANAQAKIKEYIEKGKAEATLALEMPAPETGYFVGPTVFTDVPPNAVIAQEEIFGPVLAVIKAKDFDEALHIANDTDYGLTGGLYSRTPSHIERVQNEFAVGNLYINRGITGAIVSRQPFGGFKMSGVGSKAGGPDYLLQFLEPRHVSENVQRQGFAPIEGVD; from the coding sequence GTGGTAGCCCCAGCCATTCAGCCCCAGACCGACTCGCACCCCTACGAAACCAAGACCCTCGCGATCGCCACCGCCCTGCTGGCCGCCACCCGCGAGAAAAAGAATCTTTTTGCCCAAATGCGCGACCAGATGCGCTGGGACGACAAGATCATGGACTTCGCCATGGCCAACCCCGGCCTCAAGGTGCAGCTGTTTCGCTTCATCGATGCCCTGCCCGCCCTGCGCAGCAAGCCCGAAATCGCCCGCCACCTGCAGGAGTACCTGTCTGCTGACGAGGTAGAGCTGCCCAATGTGCTGAAGGGACTGCTCAACTTTACCGACCCCGACTCGGCCCCCGGCAAGCTGGCCGCTACCACTGTCGCCCCCGCCGTGGAAACCCTGGCCTACCGCTACATCTCTGGCGAAAAGATGGACCAGGCGATCAAGGCGATCGAGCGCATGCGCAAAGACAGGCTCACCTTCACCATGGATTTGCTGGGGGAAGCGGTAATCACCGAGGCTGAGGCCGAGGCCTACCTGCAGCGCTACCTGGATTTGATGGAGCAGCTGTCGGCGGCGGCAAAGGGTTGGAAGACTGTCGATGCGATCGATGTGGCCGACGGCAAGGAACTGGCCAAGGTGCAGGTTTCCGTCAAGCTGACCGCCTTCTACTCCCAGTTTGACCCGCTGGATGCCGAGGGTAGCCGTGCCAAAGTCAGTGAGCACATCCGCACCCTGCTGCGCCGCGCCCAGGACCTCGGCGTCGCCGTGCACTTCGACATGGAGCAGTACCGCTACAAAGCCCTCACCCTGGCGATTCTCAAAGACATTTTGATGGAGGCCGAGTTTCGCCAGCGCGACGACCTGGGCGTCACCCTGCAAGCGTATTTGCAGGACAGCTATAGCGACCTGAAGGATCTGGTGCTGTGGGCAAAGAATCGGGGCACCCCGATCACCGTTCGCCTGGTCAAAGGGGCCTACTGGGATCAAGAAACTATTACCGCGCGGCAAAACGACTGGCCCAGCCCCGTCTACAGCGAGAAGGTTTCCACCGATGCCAACTTTGAGCGCATGACCCGGCTGCTGCTGGAGAACCACCAGTATCTCTATGCGGCGATCGGCAGTCACAATGTCAGGTCGCAGGCCCACGCGATGGCGATCGCCGAAGCGCTGAATATCCCCAAGCGCAATATTGAGCTACAGGTGCTCTACGGTATGGCCGACAAGCTAGCCAAAACCCTGGCCGACAAAGGCTACCGAGTGCGGGTCTACACTCCCTTTGGGGAACTCATCCCCGGCATGTCATACCTGATTCGTCGTCTGCTCGAAAACACCGCCAACAGCTCCTTCCTGCGCCAAAACCAGGAGGATGTGCCGGTCGAAACCCTGCTGGCGGCCCCGGAGCTTGCCCCAACGGATATGGCCGGGGCCGAGGTCAAAGACTACTCAGTACCCTTTCCCAACGCGCCGGATACCGACTTTGCTGTAGCTACCAAGCGCTCCGAAGCCGCCGAAGCGCTCAAAACAGTTCATGCCCAACTCGGCCAGCGCTATAACCCGATCATCAACGGTACTGCGGTCGATACCGAGGCCACGGCCGATTCGGTAAACCCCTCGAAGCCAGCGGAACTGGTCGGTAAGCTGGGGCTGGCCAGTCAGGATCAGGCTGATAGTGCGATCGCCGCCGCCAAAGCCGCCTTCCCCGCCTGGGCCGCTACCCCAGCCAAAGAGCGGGGAGCGATCCTCCGCCGCGCCGCCGAGCTGATGGAAGAGCGCCGCCACGAGCTGAACGCCTGGATGGTGTACGAGGTGGGCAAACCGCTGGGTCAGGCCGACCCCGAAGTCTCCGAGGCGATCGACTTCTGCCGCTACTACGCCGATGAAATGGAGCGGCTCGACGCCGGGTACGCCTACGACTACCCCGGCGAGACCAACCGCTACCGCTACTTCCCCTGCGGCATTGCGGTGGTGATTTCACCCTGGAACTTCCCGCTGGCGATCGCCACGGGCATGACCGTCGCCGCCCTGGTCACGGGCAACTGCACCATCCTCAAACCCGCTGAAAATTCCGCCGTAATCGCCGCTAAAATTGCCGAAATTTTGATCGAGGCGGGCATGCCCCCCGGCGTGTTTCAGTACCTGCCCGCCCGGGGTTCTACCGTGGGGTCACACCTGGTCAACCATCCCGACGTGCACCTGATTGCCTTTACTGGCTCCCGCGAGGTGGGCTGCCGCATCTACGCCGAGGCGGCCCAGTGGCGACCCGGCCAGCGCCACCTCAAGCGCGTGATCGCCGAGATGGGCGGCAAAAACGCCATCATCATCGACGAAAGCGCCGATCTAGATCAGGCGGTGCAGGGGGTCGTCTACTCCGCCTTCGGCTACAGCGGCCAGAAATGCTCGGCCTGCTCTCGCGTTGTGGTAGTGGCCTCGGTGTACGACACCTTTGTGCGCCGCCTGATCGAAGCCACCTGCTCCCTCAACGTGGGCGAAGCGGTCAAGGCCAGCACCAAGGTTGGCCCCGTAATCGACGCCAATGCCCAGGCCAAAATTAAGGAGTACATCGAAAAAGGCAAGGCCGAAGCCACCCTGGCCCTGGAAATGCCTGCCCCCGAAACGGGCTACTTCGTCGGCCCGACGGTGTTTACCGATGTGCCACCCAATGCGGTCATTGCCCAGGAGGAGATCTTTGGCCCAGTACTGGCGGTGATCAAGGCTAAGGATTTTGATGAAGCCTTGCACATCGCCAACGATACCGACTATGGGCTAACGGGTGGCCTCTACTCCCGCACCCCCTCCCACATTGAGCGGGTGCAAAACGAGTTTGCCGTGGGCAACCTCTACATCAACCGGGGGATCACGGGGGCGATCGTCTCGCGCCAGCCCTTCGGTGGTTTCAAAATGTCGGGCGTTGGCTCTAAGGCAGGCGGCCCCGACTACCTGCTGCAATTTCTAGAGCCCCGCCACGTGAGCGAAAACGTTCAGCGCCAGGGCTTTGCCCCGATCGAGGGGGTAGATTAG
- a CDS encoding type II toxin-antitoxin system PemK/MazF family toxin, with protein MASPSSPRGKVVLVPFPFDDLSATKVRPAVCVTHAIGPYQQVLLAFVTSRLPENPLATDIIFDASHPEFVGSGLRQPSALRLHYLMTARTSLILRELGALSETAQADIAERLCRLFAI; from the coding sequence ATGGCAAGCCCTTCGAGTCCTAGGGGAAAAGTTGTTTTAGTGCCCTTTCCGTTTGATGATTTATCGGCCACTAAGGTAAGACCAGCTGTTTGTGTAACCCATGCTATAGGCCCTTATCAGCAGGTTTTGCTGGCGTTTGTTACTAGCCGCCTTCCAGAAAATCCATTGGCAACTGACATCATTTTCGATGCATCCCATCCTGAATTTGTCGGCAGTGGGCTGCGTCAGCCATCTGCTTTACGACTTCATTACTTAATGACGGCTCGTACTTCGCTCATTTTGCGAGAATTGGGCGCGCTATCAGAAACAGCCCAAGCAGATATAGCCGAGCGGCTGTGCCGTCTTTTCGCCATCTAG
- a CDS encoding tetratricopeptide repeat protein, whose product MTDDTRDRAKTQYASGQTAFERGNYREAVECFEAALDLAKATTPLGGEIQTWLVNAYSAVGRQSDAIALCQALTRHPDLETRKQGKNLLYILQAPQLQRPTNWMTEIPDLDKLSTEGAQSLGQAGYAGTKTTSRPRPKPEEPTIDPSEINRKDNGFLWAALVGVALILGGLLWLS is encoded by the coding sequence ATGACCGACGATACCCGCGATCGCGCCAAAACCCAGTACGCCAGCGGCCAAACCGCCTTTGAGCGGGGCAACTACCGCGAGGCGGTGGAATGCTTCGAAGCCGCCCTCGACCTGGCCAAGGCCACGACCCCCCTGGGGGGCGAAATTCAAACCTGGCTAGTGAATGCCTACAGCGCGGTGGGGCGGCAGAGCGATGCGATCGCCCTCTGTCAGGCTCTGACCCGCCATCCCGACCTGGAAACTCGCAAGCAGGGCAAAAACCTGCTCTACATTTTGCAGGCCCCGCAGCTCCAGCGCCCCACTAACTGGATGACAGAAATTCCCGATCTAGACAAGCTGTCCACTGAGGGGGCGCAAAGCCTGGGCCAGGCTGGCTATGCGGGAACTAAAACGACCTCTCGGCCGAGGCCCAAGCCCGAAGAACCAACCATTGACCCCAGCGAGATCAACCGCAAGGACAACGGGTTTTTGTGGGCCGCCCTGGTCGGGGTGGCCCTGATTCTGGGCGGCTTGCTCTGGCTGAGCTAA